The DNA region TGTTTTCCACGTATTTAAACTTTTAGATAAATAGTACTATCAGGTAGTATATACTATCTTTCACAAATACAAATACTTGATAATTTGTCTACTAAAGTCTAGGTAGATAAAGAACTAGGATGTTTACCAAAAATatctttcaagaaaaaagatttCGTCAAACAATACTTTCTGTttctttgaaatttaaaatgtgaattTCAATGTTTGTAACTCCTTTATTGATCATCACTATGTGGGTGTCAAGGGAAGCAGATATTTTAGAGAGGTCAAGCAGCGGAACAGCTAATGCAGCTTCTGCTCCTTGCTGATGCAACCACAGTACCACTTCCCTAGGTTCTACTCTCTCTTTTTGTTTCCAGTCTTACCACCCACCAAAAAAAAGATAGTTCTCCTTCCGTTAAAAGAGCCATAGGTTAAATGGAAAGTTAGAGCGCGTACAATGAATGATGTAGCTATGGCTGGTACATATGAGTAAATTGTGGGTAAAAGGAGCATTATCATTCATGACAAACATGTGAAGTCTTGAATGTCACATTTCGTCATCTTTGGACTAGGAAATCTAGTCTTCCTCCTTTTCGTATCCATACAGTACAAGCCAAAACAATTTCCCTAGCGTCATTAAGTAATTGAAATTGAAAAGATTCGACTGACCCTAGAGATATTGTTTTATAGTCCATCCTATTATCTTTATCTCTTGCTTCTTTCCATGCTCAAGAGTCAAGACACGCAAATTCCTTCATGGTAACATTTACTTGCACTACGCTTAATCAACTCAATAACTACGTGACAATTGGCATATGTCTTGAAATATACGTTTATCACTGAACAATAATTATTCAATACACATTCTCCCATTAATTTGGGACTTAACTATAACATATTAGTGTGATGTGGtgactgaatgaaataaatttcTAATATATAAATTTCAACAATAATTGCAGTAACTTGACAACCTCAGCAATATAGTAATAGCAGTGAACTTAACAACCATAACTTAAATTCAGAATCTGCCTTTATTGGCAAATAGAATTTCCTCAGTTGTCCCACTATTACTACTTCACGAGTCACTACAGAACATATTTCTCATGCACGAaatctttatttctttctcACTCAGTCACTCTTCACAAAAATAAGAACATCCATAAGCTACAACCTAGAGAAATACCATAGATCCATCTATAGACCATATCTAAAACCCCATGTGAAGGGGTAAGGTTGGAGAAAAATCCAgagagaaaaatacaaaaatatatttatacaataaacaataaaaatacttaatacaaaagaaaaaaaatgaagacctcGAAGTTACGACATTGTCACACTACTCAAGGAATGATGGGACCAAAAGCCTGACACTCCGATAATGATTTCTGTTCCCCACCTTCACATAAAAATAATCTCAACGGACACCGATACAAACAATTATCTCCTAATCTCACTGTTACCGAACCCGGTTTCAGATCCAACAATGGACCCGGTATAGGTCCGAATAAATAATTTCCACCTAACAATAACCTCTCAAATTGTGACACCCCTTGATCAGGAAACACCATTTTCAATGCATATTGGGTTGGTATCATACCTGATAACTTGTTATTCtctaatgataatgatgataatctaGGCATTAAACCAAGAAACCCGGGTAATAATCCATGGATCTCATTATTACTCAAGTCTAATGCAATCAACTGACTGCTCTGAAATGAGCTACCCGGTTCTTGAACCGACCCGAATTGGTTACCCGAAAATGTGACCTGTTCGAGTGAAGTGTGAGTGAACAAACTCGCTGGGATCCACCCACTGAGTTTATTATAACTCAGATCAATAACTTGTAGGTAATTAAGTCCCGTTAAACTCACCGGAATGTTACCTTCTATAGTGTTATTTCTCATAACAATCTCAATAAGAGATGCCGGAAAACTCGCCGGAAGTTGACCGGAGATGGAATTATCACTAGCATCAATGAAAGTCAAGTTATTTAACTGACCCAACTCAGGAAACTCACCATTAAGCTTGTTGTTTTGAAGTTCGAGTCTTTTTAAACTCTTGAGACCGTTGAAACTTAACGGAATTGTTCCCTCGAGGAAATTGTTGTCAAGGTAAAGTTCTTCAAGATTTGAAAGTGAACCAAGTGAACTAGGAATTGACCCGGATAGAGAGTTACCTGATAACCCTAGTCTTTGTACACGGGTTAGATTTGATAGTGACTCAGGTACTGATCCAGTGAAGACATTATTTGTTAAGTCTAAGCTTTGGAGATAAGGTAAATTCCAAGAAACAGAAGTGAGTGTGCCAGAGTAATTTGCTTGGTCAAGAGCGAGTTCAGTGACTCGGCTAACATTGGAAATAACTATGTCACAACGAAGACCACAAGTGAATTTTTCACCTAAGAGATTATCACAAGGGTCTACAGAGAAATCCCAAGAAATGAGGCATGAACCAGGTGTCATTGAGTTTGGGTCGACGCTGTTTTTGAGCTGTTTCAAGACTTCAATATCTTGCCAGTGTGTAGTTGAATGTGCATGTAAGAATAGAACATGCAGAACTGTAAGGAACAGGatagttgaagttgaaaaacgACCCATTTTctttggtaattttttttttttttcgtaatgagaattgaagaagaagCACCTTCAAGATTGGTTTTTAAATGGGTTTCATCAGCATATATTCGATGTGGCTAATGAAGGGAGCAAACAAAGAAGGGTAATAAAAAGGCGAGAAAGGCAGAATAGAACACTTGTCAAGGAGGAGTTTAAAGGAGTATTTGTCTTTTTTCCATTA from Lycium ferocissimum isolate CSIRO_LF1 chromosome 2, AGI_CSIRO_Lferr_CH_V1, whole genome shotgun sequence includes:
- the LOC132046485 gene encoding MDIS1-interacting receptor like kinase 1 — translated: MGRFSTSTILFLTVLHVLFLHAHSTTHWQDIEVLKQLKNSVDPNSMTPGSCLISWDFSVDPCDNLLGEKFTCGLRCDIVISNVSRVTELALDQANYSGTLTSVSWNLPYLQSLDLTNNVFTGSVPESLSNLTRVQRLGLSGNSLSGSIPSSLGSLSNLEELYLDNNFLEGTIPLSFNGLKSLKRLELQNNKLNGEFPELGQLNNLTFIDASDNSISGQLPASFPASLIEIVMRNNTIEGNIPVSLTGLNYLQVIDLSYNKLSGWIPASLFTHTSLEQVTFSGNQFGSVQEPGSSFQSSQLIALDLSNNEIHGLLPGFLGLMPRLSSLSLENNKLSGMIPTQYALKMVFPDQGVSQFERLLLGGNYLFGPIPGPLLDLKPGSVTVRLGDNCLYRCPLRLFLCEGGEQKSLSECQAFGPIIP